In the Carassius gibelio isolate Cgi1373 ecotype wild population from Czech Republic chromosome A2, carGib1.2-hapl.c, whole genome shotgun sequence genome, one interval contains:
- the LOC128028084 gene encoding polycomb complex protein BMI-1-B-like — translation MTMHRTTRIKITELNPHLMCVLCGGYFIDATTIVECLHSFCKMCIVRYLETSKYCPICDVQVHKTKPLLNIRSDKTLQDIVYKLVPGLFKNEMKRRRDFYAEHPVDATNGSNEDRGEVADEDKRIIADDEIISLSIEFFDQNKKIRLDSKDGEEKETTKEVNVKRYLQCPAAMTIMHLRKFLRSKMDIPCTFQIEVMYEDEPLKDYYTLMDIAYIYTWRRNGPLPLKYRVRPGCKKMKLSNPRDNMIGGRRPDIESDSNSDKPNSPTAAAAPSTSSSLPSPSTPVHSSHPSFPHISTVNGVSAKTVHNGQTPFSSKVCKTSHNGSNCLG, via the exons ATGACAATGCACCGAACAACAAGAATCAAGATAACGGAGCTAAATCCTCATTTGATGTGCGTTTTATGTGGAGGATACTTTATTGATGCGACCACCATTGTCGAATGTTTGCATTCAT TCTGCAAAATGTGCATTGTGAGGTATCTGGAGACCAGCAAATATTGTCCTATTTGTGATGTCCAAGTTCATAAAACAAAACCTCTCCTCAATATCAG GTCAGATAAGACCCTTCAAGACATTGTGTACAAGCTGGTGCCTGGTCTGTTCAAAA ATGAGATGAAACGAAGGAGGGATTTTTATGCTGAGCATCCAGTTGATG CTACTAATGGTTCTAATGAGGACAGAGGAGAAGTTGCAGATGAAGACAAGAGAATCATCGCAGACGATGAGATCATCAGTCTGTCCATTGAGTTTTTTGATCAGAACAA aAAGATCAGGCTTGACAGTAAAGatggagaagaaaaagaaaccacAAAAGAG GTGAATGTAAAGCGGTACTTACAATGCCCCGCGGCTATGACAATAATGCATCTCAGAAAATTTCTCAGAAGTAAAATGGATATACCATGCACCTTTCAG attgaAGTTATGTATGAAGACGAGCCTTTGAAAGATTATTATACTCTTATGGATATTGCTTATATCTACACATGGAGAAGG aatgGGCCCTTGCCATTGAAGTACAGAGTTAGGCCTGGCTGCAAAAAAATGAAGTTGAGCAACCCAAGGGATAATATGATCGGCGGCAGAAGGCCTGATATAGAAAGCGATTCCAACAGTGACAAACCAAACAGCCCGACTGCTGCTGCCGCCCCATCCACATCCTCCTCTCTGCCCAGCCCGAGCACTCCTGTCCATTCTTCACATCCCAGCTTCCCCCATATCTCCACCGTCAATGGAGTCTCTGCCAAAACGGTCCACAATGGCCAAACTCCTTTCAGCAGCAAAGTCTGCAAAACTTCTCATAATGGCTCCAACTGTCTTGGGTGA
- the LOC128028031 gene encoding dnaJ homolog subfamily C member 1-like translates to MSQRTGNYAKVASKPRLSEWAPLPTLAWDADLELFDLVEEIPQTFYEFLSVKQDASSSEIRKAYRKLSLTLHPDKNKDENAENQFRKLVAIYEVLKDEERRQRYDDILVNGLPDWKQPVFYYRRVRKMSNGELGFLLFLILTVGHYAVIWSIYLEKQLDELLSRKKREKKKKQSSKMTDEIKSLVQDKNERSDRPHWHDILPLKLSFWLYYSVKSLPHIIQDVKQYYKDYKEMKVKEKEEAEAEALAEQEMQQKEKRPKVKKPKVEFPVYQPNTDAAFVPVYDQGTSIEDIEDQMDDWLEDKKQQKMKTLEWTEEDLSQLSRCMAKFPGGTPGRWEKIAHELGRSVTEVTTKVKQVKDCVTGTSGLVKLSDLKGGALMGKSSRAITVPDSLMTQREETLEQQLEDSAEPAGAEDSESKALRRRTKKSMVGSAGTGAVEERVKGRRQRDFDPTAVDDNSEDEKKPSASKEKPSAAEDVWTQNQQKLLELALQQYPRGTTERWDKIAKVVPGKTKEECMSRYKLLAELIQKRKQAKS, encoded by the exons ATGAGCCAAAGGACGGGAAATTATGCTAAAGTGGCCTCAAAACCAAGATTGTCCGAATGGGCA CCCCTGCCAACATTAGCATGGGACGCAGACCTGGAGCTTTTCGACCTAGTGGAGGAAATCCCTCAAACCTTCTATGAGTTCCTGTCGGTTAAGCAG GATGCATCCTCATCTGAGATCAGGAAGGCATATAGAAAGCTCTCTCTTACATTACACCCCGataaaaacaaagatgaaaatgcaGAAAACCAGTTTCGAAAG TTAGTTGCCATCTACGAAGTCCTCAAGGATGAGGAAAGAAGACAAAG ATATGATGACATCCTGGTTAATGGGCTGCCGGACTGGAAGCAGCCTGTCTTCTACTATCGACGTGTAAGGAAGATGAGTAATGGAGAGTTGggcttcctcctcttcctcattctgACAGTGGGTCACTATGCAGTTATATGGTCCATCTACCTTGAGAAGCAGTTG GATGAACTTCTGAGcaggaagaagagagagaagaaaaagaagcaaAGCAGTAAGATGACAGATGAGATTAAGTCCTTGGTACAGGACAAAAATGAGAG ATCTGACAGGCCACACTGGCATGACATTTTGCCTCTCAAATTAAGCTTCTGGTTGTACTATTCAGTGAAGTCTCTCCCTCATATCATACAG GATGTGAAGCAGTATTATAAAGATTATAAGGAAATGAAAGTAAAAGAGAAGGAGGAGGCAGAGGCAGAGGCTCTGGCAGAACAGGAAATGCAGCAGA AAGAAAAACGGCCCAAGGTGAAGAAACCTAAAGTGGAGTTTCCAGTCTATCAACCCAATACAGATGCAGCTTTTGTGCCAGTGTATGATCAGGGAACGTCCATTGAAGATATTGAGGATCAAATGGATGACTGGTTAGAAGACAAAAAACAGCAAAAGATGAAA ACTCTAGAGTGGACGGAGGAGGATCTCAGCCAGCTCTCCCGCTGCATGGCAAAGTTTCCTGGTGGAACGCCAGGCCGGTGGGAGAAGATTGCTCATGAGTTAGGCAGATCAGTGACTGAG gtGACAACAAAGGTAAAGCAAGTCAAAGACTGTGTCACCGGTACATCAG GGTTGGTGAAGCTTTCTGATCTGAAGGGTGGTGCATTGATGGGTAAGAGTTCCAGAGCCATCACAGTGCCAGACAGTCTGATGACCCAGCGAGAGGAGACCTTAGAGCAGCAGCTGGAGGATTCAGCAGAGCCTGCTGGGGCAGAGGACTCTGAGAGCAAAGCTCTAAGAAGACGGACAAAAAAGTCTATGGTCGGGAGCGCTGGAACAGGAGCAGTGGAGGAAAGGGTGAAAGGACGCAGACAAAGAGACTTCGACCCCACAGCTGTAGATGACAACAGTGAAGATGAGAAGAAACCATCAGCCTCCAAAGAAAAACCCAGTGCTGCTGAAGATGTCTGGACACAGAACCAGCAGAAGCTCTTGGAGCTGGCCTTACAGCAATACCCACGTGGCACCACTGAACGCTGGGACAAGATTGCTAAGGTGGTGCCTGGAAAAACCAAG GAGGAGTGCATGTCCCGTTATAAACTGCTGGCAGAGCTGATTCAGAAACGGAAGCAGGCCAAGagctga